From a single Mobula birostris isolate sMobBir1 chromosome 13, sMobBir1.hap1, whole genome shotgun sequence genomic region:
- the LOC140208564 gene encoding uncharacterized protein isoform X1: MNRYHRLSPAGGAFFHSDGAQEDANQPTSVGVRMDTDLNSAISAFLSNCEDHQLYQLTRFYMKRLEQAIEEDVEGVGSMLMGEDHFTRREYQSVTELAEKGNRAGASKLLLDLVMKKDSGARRVMWESFVKQHHHLPKLSRILNEIRERGDGQFAYMDTVCAFSETPTDLEAQGREEFLGPFPHEATCQVIDWVKEEVKRQSGNTWNEAGKRSLLNRLRYLFESQNREVALGSVKKLSFSGMTLTPFDCAVLDHVIGLCDTIKYLNLEGCHIRCEGIQRLGPGLHKCQELSLGRNELGDSGVKPVSAALRNPECKIQKLGLDNVGLTDSGAKDLISALSTNSSLTELDLGANKLGDSGVKPVSEALRNPECKIQKLWLYDVGLTANGAKDLISTLSTNRSLKELSLNDNKLGDSGVKLVSAALRNPECKIQKLWLWNVGLTVSGAEDLSPAISTNRSLMELNLNDNQLGESGVKLVSAALRKAECKIQKLWLRDVGLTDSGVEQLASALSTNPSLMELNLNDNKLGDSGVKLVSEALRNSKCKIQKLWLRNVGLTDSGAQDLVSALRTNPSLKELSLNDNKLEDSGVKLVSAALRISECKIQKLWLRNVGLTDSGVEDLASALSTNPSLTELNLSANELGDSGVKLVSAALTNSKFCIQKLWLSDVGLTANGAKDLISTLSTNRSLKELSLNDNKLGDSGVKLLSAALRDSECNIQKLCLWNVGLTDSGAGDLNAALGGNPSLTVLNLNNNKLEDSGVKLVSAALKKSRCKLQELQLRNVGLTDSGAKDLASTLRTNRSLMELNLNDNKLGDSGVKLVSAALKKAKCKIQKLWLRDVGLTDSGAKDLASALSSNPSLTELNLGANKLGDSGVKLVSAALKNSECKIQKLWLYDVGLTDSGAKDLNSTLSTNQSLTELSLNDNKLGDSGVKLVSEALKISECKIQKLSLRNVGLTDSGVEDLLSALRTNPSLTELNLSGNKLGDSGVKLVSEALRNSECKIQKLCLYDVGLTDSGAKDLASTLSTNRSLTELNLNDNELGDSGVKLVSEALRNSKCEIQKLWLRDVGLTDSGAEDLASALRTNPSLTELNLGANKLGDSGMKLVSAALRNTECKIQKLWLYDVGLTANGAKEIISTLSTNRSLKELSLNDNKLGDSGVKLVSDALRVSECKIQKLWLRDVGLTDSGVEDLVSALSTNPKLTELNLSYNKLGDSGVKLVSAALKNSDCKIQKLWLMDVGLTDSAAGDFVSALSTKTSLMVLSLNNNKLRDSGVKLVSAALMKSRCKLQELGLRDVGLTDSGAGDLASALRTNPSLTELNLNDNLLGDSGVKLLSAALGNPECKLQKLQLDNIGLTDSGAKDLASALSTNPSLTELNLSVNKLGDSGVKLVSEALRNSKCEIQKLWLRDVGLTDSGAEDLASALRTNPSLTELNLGANKLGDSGMKLVSAALRNTECKIQKLWLDNIGLTDSGAKDLVSALSTNPKLTELNLSYNKLGDSGVKLVSAALKNSDCKIQKLWLMDVGLTDSAAGDFVSALSTKTSLMVLSLNNNKLQDSGVKLVSAALMKSRCKLQELGLGDVGLTDSGAGDLASALRTNPSLTELNLNDNLLGDSGVKLLSAALGNPECKLQKLQLDNIGLTDSGAKDLASALSTNPSLTELNLSVNKLGDSGVKLVSEALRNPECKIQKLGLRDVGLTDSGAGDLASALRTNPSLTELNLNDNQLGDSGVKLLSAALGNPECKLQKLQLEDVGLTDSGVEDLVSALSTNPSLTELNLGLNSLTDRSVPALRRLILTLPSLKRIWLGNNRFSGTGMKELRSLQEPRPGLTVTV; the protein is encoded by the exons CTCAGGGCCGAgaggagtttctgggtccatttcctcatgAAGCAACCTGCcaggtgattgactgggtgaaggaggaagtTAAACGTCAGAGTGGAAACACATGGAAtgaagctggtaaaaggagcctcctgaacagATTACgctacctgtttgagtctcaaAATCGTGAGGTCGCACTGGGATCTGTGAAAAAactttcattcagtggaatgacactgaccccgTTTGACTGCGCGGTCCTGGATCATGTCATTggactctgtgatacaataaaatACCTCAACCTGGAGGGCTGCCACATTCggtgtgaaggaatccagcggctgggacccgggctgcacaagtgccaggAGTTGAG CCTTGGGCGGaatgaactgggagattcaggagtgaaaccggtgtctgcggctctgaggaacccggagtgtaaaatacagaaactggg GCTAGAcaatgtcggtctcacagattctggtgccaagGATCTcatctccgctctcagtacaaactcatcactgacggagctggacCTGGGTGCTAacaaactgggagattcaggagtgaaaccgGTGTCtgaggctctgaggaacccggagtgtaaaatacagaaactgtg gctgtatGATGTCGGTCTCACTGCTAATGGTGCCAAggacctcatctccactctcagtACAAATCGATCACTGAAAGAGCTGAgtttgaatgataataaactgggagattcaggagtgaaactggtgtctgcggctctgaggaacccggagtgtaaaatacagaaactgtg GCTGTGGAATGTCGGTCTCACAgtttctggtgccgaggatctctcCCCTGCTATCAGTACAAACCGATCATTGATGGAGCTAAACCTGAATGATAATCAGCTGGGAGaatcaggagtgaaactggtatCTGCAGCTCTGAGGAAggcggagtgtaaaatacagaaactgtg GTTGAgggatgtcggtctcacagattctggagTCGAGCAACTcgcctccgctctcagtacaaacccatcactgatggagttgaacctgaatgataataaactgggagattcaggagtgaaactggtgtctgaggCTCTAAGGAACTcgaagtgtaaaatacagaaactgtg gctgaggaatgtcggtctcacagattctggtgcccaggatctcgtctccgctctcagaacaaacccatcactgaaagAGCTGAgtttgaatgataataaactggaagattcaggagtgaaactggtgtctgcggctctgaggatctcggagtgtaaaatacagaaactgtg gctgaggaatgtcggtctcacagattctggtgtcgaggatctcgcctccgctctcagtacaaacccatcactgacagaGCTGAACCTGAGTGCTaatgaactgggagattcaggagttaaactggtgtctgcggctctgacgAATTCGAAGTTTTGTATACAGAAATTGTG gctttCTGATGTCGGTCTCACTGCTAATGGCGCCAAggacctcatctccactctcagtACAAATCGATCACTGAAAGAGCTGAgtttgaatgataataaactgggagattcaggagtgaaactgttGTCGGCTGCGCTGAGGGACTCGGAGTGTAacatacagaaactgtg cctgTGGAATGTCGGCCTCACAGATTCCGGTGCCGGAGATCTTAACGCCGCTCTCGGAGGAAACCCTTCACTGACAGTGCTCAATCTGAATAATAATAAGTTGgaagattcaggagtgaaactggtgtctgcggctctgaagAAATCACGGTGTAAATTACAGGAATTGCA gttgaggaatgtcggtctcacagattctggtgccaagGATCTCGCCTCCACTCTCAGAACAAACCGATCATTGATGGAGCTGAACctgaatgataataaactgggagattcaggagtgaaactggtgtctgcggctctaaAGAAGGCGAAATGTAAAATCCAAAAACTGTG GCTGCgggatgtcggtctcacagattctggtgccaaggatctcgcctccgctctcagttcgaacccatcactgacggagctgaacctgggtgctaataaactgggagattcaggagtgaaactggtgtctgcggctctgaagaattcggagtgtaaaatacagaaactatg gctgtatgatgtcggtctcacagattctggtgccaagGATCTCAACTCCACTCTCAGTACAAACCAATCACTGACGGAACTGAgtttgaatgataataaactaggagattcaggagtgaaactggtgtctgaggCTTTGAAGAtctcggagtgtaaaatacagaagctttc gctgaggaatgtcggtctcacagattctggtgtcgAGGATCTCCTCTCCGCTCTCagaacaaacccatcactgacggagctgaacctgagtggtaataaactgggagattcaggagtgaaattggtgtCTGAAGCTCTAAGGAACtcagagtgtaaaatacagaaactgtg tctGTACGATGtaggtctcacagattctggtgccaagGATCTCGCCTCCACTCTCAGCACAAATCGATCACTGACAGAGCTGAACCTGAATGATaatgaactgggagattcaggagtgaaactggtgtctgaagCTCTAAGGAACTCGAAGTGtgaaatacagaaactgtg gctcagggatgtcggtctcacagattctggtgccgaggatctcgcctccgctctcagaacaaacccatcactgacggagctgaaccTGGGTGCTAacaaactgggagattcaggaatgaaactggtgtctgcggctctgaggaacacagagtgtaaaatacagaaactgtg gctgtatGATGTCGGTCTCACTGCTAATGGTGCCAAGGAGATCATCTCCACTCTCAGTACAAATCGATCACTGAAAGAGCTGAgtttgaatgataataaactgggagattcaggagtgaaactggtgtcggACGCGTTGAGGGtctcggagtgtaaaatacagaaactgtg gctgaggGATGTCGGTCTTACAGATTCTGGTgtcgaggatctcgtctccgctctcagtacaaacccaaaactgacggagctgaacctgagttataataaactgggagattcaggagtgaaactggtttCTGCGGCTCTGAAGAATTCAGACTGTAAAATACAGAAATTATG GCTGATGGATGTCGGACTCACAGATTCAGCTGCCGGAGATTTTGtgtccgctctcagtacaaaaaCTTCACTAATGGTGCTCAGCCTGAATAACAATAAACTgcgagattcaggagtgaaactggtgtctgcggctctgatgAAATCACGGTGTAAATTACAGGAATTAGG gctgagggatgtcggtctcacagattctggtgccggcGATCTCGCCTCTGCTCTCAGAACAAACCCATCACTAACAGAGTTGAACCTGAATGATAATctgctgggagattcaggagtgaaactgctgTCTGCGGCTCTggggaacccggagtgtaaattacagaaactgca GCTGGACAAtatcggtctcacagattctggtgccaaggatctcgcctccgctctcagtacaaacccatcactgacggagttGAACCTGAGTgttaataaactgggagattcaggagtgaaactggtgtctgaggCTCTGAGGAACTCGAAGTGtgaaatacagaaactgtg gctcagggatgtcggtctcacagattctggtgccgaggatctcgcctccgctctcagaacaaacccatcactgacggagctgaaccTGGGTGCTAacaaactgggagattcaggaatgaaactggtgtctgcggctctgaggaacacagagtgtaaaatacagaaactgtg GCTGGACAAtatcggtctcacagattctggtgccaaggatctcgtctccgctctcagtacaaacccaaaactgacggagctgaacctgagttataataaactgggagattcaggagtgaaactggtttCTGCGGCTCTGAAGAATTCAGACTGTAAAATACAGAAATTATG GCTGATGGATGTCGGACTCACAGATTCAGCTGCCGGAGATTTTGtgtccgctctcagtacaaaaaCTTCACTAATGGTGCTCAGCCTGAATAACAATAAACTGcaagattcaggagtgaaactggtgtctgcggctctgatgAAATCACGGTGTAAATTACAGGAATTAGG gctgggggatgtcggtctcacagattctggtgccggcGATCTCGCCTCTGCTCTCAGAACAAACCCATCACTAACAGAGTTGAACCTGAATGATAATctgctgggagattcaggagtgaaactgctgTCTGCGGCTCTggggaacccggagtgtaaattacagaaactgca GCTGGACAAtatcggtctcacagattctggtgccaaggatctcgcctccgctctcagtacaaacccatcactgacagaGTTGAACCTGAGTgttaataaactgggagattcaggagtgaaactggtgtctgaggctctgaggaacccggagtgtaaaatacagaaactggg gctgagggatgtcggtctcacagattctggtgccggcGATCTCGCCTCTGCTCTCAGAACAAACCCATCACTAACAGAGTTGAACCTGAATGATAATcagctgggagattcaggagtgaaactgctgTCTGCGGCTCTggggaacccggagtgtaaattACAGAAACTGca gctggaggatgtcggtctcacagattctggtgtcgaggatctcgtctccgctctcagtacaaacccatcactgacggagctgaaccTGGGATTAAACTCGCTGACAGAccgatctgtccccgctctccgccgcctcatactgaccctcccgagtcTGAAGCGGATCTG GCTGGGGAACAATCGGTTCAGTGGGACcgggatgaaggaactgagatctcTGCAGGAACCCAGACCCGGACTGACCGTGACCGtgtga
- the LOC140208564 gene encoding uncharacterized protein isoform X4 encodes MNRYHRLSPAGGAFFHSDGAQEDANQPTSVGVRMDTDLNSAISAFLSNCEDHQLYQLTRFYMKRLEQAIEEDVEGVGSMLMGEDHFTRREYQSVTELAEKGNRAGASKLLLDLVMKKDSGARRVMWESFVKQHHHLPKLSRILNEIRERGDGQFAYMDTVCAFSETPTDLEAQGREEFLGPFPHEATCQVIDWVKEEVKRQSGNTWNEAGKRSLLNRLRYLFESQNREVALGSVKKLSFSGMTLTPFDCAVLDHVIGLCDTIKYLNLEGCHIRCEGIQRLGPGLHKCQELSLGRNELGDSGVKPVSAALRNPECKIQKLGLDNVGLTDSGAKDLISALSTNSSLTELDLGANKLGDSGVKPVSEALRNPECKIQKLWLYDVGLTANGAKDLISTLSTNRSLKELSLNDNKLGDSGVKLVSAALRNPECKIQKLWLWNVGLTVSGAEDLSPAISTNRSLMELNLNDNQLGESGVKLVSAALRKAECKIQKLWLRDVGLTDSGVEQLASALSTNPSLMELNLNDNKLGDSGVKLVSEALRNSKCKIQKLWLRNVGLTDSGAQDLVSALRTNPSLKELSLNDNKLEDSGVKLVSAALRISECKIQKLWLRNVGLTDSGVEDLASALSTNPSLTELNLSANELGDSGVKLVSAALTNSKFCIQKLWLSDVGLTANGAKDLISTLSTNRSLKELSLNDNKLGDSGVKLLSAALRDSECNIQKLCLWNVGLTDSGAGDLNAALGGNPSLTVLNLNNNKLEDSGVKLVSAALKKSRCKLQELQLRNVGLTDSGAKDLASTLRTNRSLMELNLNDNKLGDSGVKLVSAALKKAKCKIQKLWLRDVGLTDSGAKDLASALSSNPSLTELNLGANKLGDSGVKLVSAALKNSECKIQKLWLYDVGLTDSGAKDLNSTLSTNQSLTELSLNDNKLGDSGVKLVSEALKISECKIQKLSLRNVGLTDSGVEDLLSALRTNPSLTELNLSGNKLGDSGVKLVSEALRNSECKIQKLCLYDVGLTDSGAKDLASTLSTNRSLTELNLNDNELGDSGVKLVSEALRNSKCEIQKLWLRDVGLTDSGAEDLASALRTNPSLTELNLGANKLGDSGMKLVSAALRNTECKIQKLWLMDVGLTDSAAGDFVSALSTKTSLMVLSLNNNKLRDSGVKLVSAALMKSRCKLQELGLRDVGLTDSGAGDLASALRTNPSLTELNLNDNLLGDSGVKLLSAALGNPECKLQKLQLDNIGLTDSGAKDLASALSTNPSLTELNLSVNKLGDSGVKLVSEALRNSKCEIQKLWLRDVGLTDSGAEDLASALRTNPSLTELNLGANKLGDSGMKLVSAALRNTECKIQKLWLDNIGLTDSGAKDLVSALSTNPKLTELNLSYNKLGDSGVKLVSAALKNSDCKIQKLWLMDVGLTDSAAGDFVSALSTKTSLMVLSLNNNKLQDSGVKLVSAALMKSRCKLQELGLGDVGLTDSGAGDLASALRTNPSLTELNLNDNLLGDSGVKLLSAALGNPECKLQKLQLDNIGLTDSGAKDLASALSTNPSLTELNLSVNKLGDSGVKLVSEALRNPECKIQKLGLRDVGLTDSGAGDLASALRTNPSLTELNLNDNQLGDSGVKLLSAALGNPECKLQKLQLEDVGLTDSGVEDLVSALSTNPSLTELNLGLNSLTDRSVPALRRLILTLPSLKRIWLGNNRFSGTGMKELRSLQEPRPGLTVTV; translated from the exons CTCAGGGCCGAgaggagtttctgggtccatttcctcatgAAGCAACCTGCcaggtgattgactgggtgaaggaggaagtTAAACGTCAGAGTGGAAACACATGGAAtgaagctggtaaaaggagcctcctgaacagATTACgctacctgtttgagtctcaaAATCGTGAGGTCGCACTGGGATCTGTGAAAAAactttcattcagtggaatgacactgaccccgTTTGACTGCGCGGTCCTGGATCATGTCATTggactctgtgatacaataaaatACCTCAACCTGGAGGGCTGCCACATTCggtgtgaaggaatccagcggctgggacccgggctgcacaagtgccaggAGTTGAG CCTTGGGCGGaatgaactgggagattcaggagtgaaaccggtgtctgcggctctgaggaacccggagtgtaaaatacagaaactggg GCTAGAcaatgtcggtctcacagattctggtgccaagGATCTcatctccgctctcagtacaaactcatcactgacggagctggacCTGGGTGCTAacaaactgggagattcaggagtgaaaccgGTGTCtgaggctctgaggaacccggagtgtaaaatacagaaactgtg gctgtatGATGTCGGTCTCACTGCTAATGGTGCCAAggacctcatctccactctcagtACAAATCGATCACTGAAAGAGCTGAgtttgaatgataataaactgggagattcaggagtgaaactggtgtctgcggctctgaggaacccggagtgtaaaatacagaaactgtg GCTGTGGAATGTCGGTCTCACAgtttctggtgccgaggatctctcCCCTGCTATCAGTACAAACCGATCATTGATGGAGCTAAACCTGAATGATAATCAGCTGGGAGaatcaggagtgaaactggtatCTGCAGCTCTGAGGAAggcggagtgtaaaatacagaaactgtg GTTGAgggatgtcggtctcacagattctggagTCGAGCAACTcgcctccgctctcagtacaaacccatcactgatggagttgaacctgaatgataataaactgggagattcaggagtgaaactggtgtctgaggCTCTAAGGAACTcgaagtgtaaaatacagaaactgtg gctgaggaatgtcggtctcacagattctggtgcccaggatctcgtctccgctctcagaacaaacccatcactgaaagAGCTGAgtttgaatgataataaactggaagattcaggagtgaaactggtgtctgcggctctgaggatctcggagtgtaaaatacagaaactgtg gctgaggaatgtcggtctcacagattctggtgtcgaggatctcgcctccgctctcagtacaaacccatcactgacagaGCTGAACCTGAGTGCTaatgaactgggagattcaggagttaaactggtgtctgcggctctgacgAATTCGAAGTTTTGTATACAGAAATTGTG gctttCTGATGTCGGTCTCACTGCTAATGGCGCCAAggacctcatctccactctcagtACAAATCGATCACTGAAAGAGCTGAgtttgaatgataataaactgggagattcaggagtgaaactgttGTCGGCTGCGCTGAGGGACTCGGAGTGTAacatacagaaactgtg cctgTGGAATGTCGGCCTCACAGATTCCGGTGCCGGAGATCTTAACGCCGCTCTCGGAGGAAACCCTTCACTGACAGTGCTCAATCTGAATAATAATAAGTTGgaagattcaggagtgaaactggtgtctgcggctctgaagAAATCACGGTGTAAATTACAGGAATTGCA gttgaggaatgtcggtctcacagattctggtgccaagGATCTCGCCTCCACTCTCAGAACAAACCGATCATTGATGGAGCTGAACctgaatgataataaactgggagattcaggagtgaaactggtgtctgcggctctaaAGAAGGCGAAATGTAAAATCCAAAAACTGTG GCTGCgggatgtcggtctcacagattctggtgccaaggatctcgcctccgctctcagttcgaacccatcactgacggagctgaacctgggtgctaataaactgggagattcaggagtgaaactggtgtctgcggctctgaagaattcggagtgtaaaatacagaaactatg gctgtatgatgtcggtctcacagattctggtgccaagGATCTCAACTCCACTCTCAGTACAAACCAATCACTGACGGAACTGAgtttgaatgataataaactaggagattcaggagtgaaactggtgtctgaggCTTTGAAGAtctcggagtgtaaaatacagaagctttc gctgaggaatgtcggtctcacagattctggtgtcgAGGATCTCCTCTCCGCTCTCagaacaaacccatcactgacggagctgaacctgagtggtaataaactgggagattcaggagtgaaattggtgtCTGAAGCTCTAAGGAACtcagagtgtaaaatacagaaactgtg tctGTACGATGtaggtctcacagattctggtgccaagGATCTCGCCTCCACTCTCAGCACAAATCGATCACTGACAGAGCTGAACCTGAATGATaatgaactgggagattcaggagtgaaactggtgtctgaagCTCTAAGGAACTCGAAGTGtgaaatacagaaactgtg gctcagggatgtcggtctcacagattctggtgccgaggatctcgcctccgctctcagaacaaacccatcactgacggagctgaaccTGGGTGCTAacaaactgggagattcaggaatgaaactggtgtctgcggctctgaggaacacagagtgtaaaatacagaaactgtg GCTGATGGATGTCGGACTCACAGATTCAGCTGCCGGAGATTTTGtgtccgctctcagtacaaaaaCTTCACTAATGGTGCTCAGCCTGAATAACAATAAACTgcgagattcaggagtgaaactggtgtctgcggctctgatgAAATCACGGTGTAAATTACAGGAATTAGG gctgagggatgtcggtctcacagattctggtgccggcGATCTCGCCTCTGCTCTCAGAACAAACCCATCACTAACAGAGTTGAACCTGAATGATAATctgctgggagattcaggagtgaaactgctgTCTGCGGCTCTggggaacccggagtgtaaattacagaaactgca GCTGGACAAtatcggtctcacagattctggtgccaaggatctcgcctccgctctcagtacaaacccatcactgacggagttGAACCTGAGTgttaataaactgggagattcaggagtgaaactggtgtctgaggCTCTGAGGAACTCGAAGTGtgaaatacagaaactgtg gctcagggatgtcggtctcacagattctggtgccgaggatctcgcctccgctctcagaacaaacccatcactgacggagctgaaccTGGGTGCTAacaaactgggagattcaggaatgaaactggtgtctgcggctctgaggaacacagagtgtaaaatacagaaactgtg GCTGGACAAtatcggtctcacagattctggtgccaaggatctcgtctccgctctcagtacaaacccaaaactgacggagctgaacctgagttataataaactgggagattcaggagtgaaactggtttCTGCGGCTCTGAAGAATTCAGACTGTAAAATACAGAAATTATG GCTGATGGATGTCGGACTCACAGATTCAGCTGCCGGAGATTTTGtgtccgctctcagtacaaaaaCTTCACTAATGGTGCTCAGCCTGAATAACAATAAACTGcaagattcaggagtgaaactggtgtctgcggctctgatgAAATCACGGTGTAAATTACAGGAATTAGG gctgggggatgtcggtctcacagattctggtgccggcGATCTCGCCTCTGCTCTCAGAACAAACCCATCACTAACAGAGTTGAACCTGAATGATAATctgctgggagattcaggagtgaaactgctgTCTGCGGCTCTggggaacccggagtgtaaattacagaaactgca GCTGGACAAtatcggtctcacagattctggtgccaaggatctcgcctccgctctcagtacaaacccatcactgacagaGTTGAACCTGAGTgttaataaactgggagattcaggagtgaaactggtgtctgaggctctgaggaacccggagtgtaaaatacagaaactggg gctgagggatgtcggtctcacagattctggtgccggcGATCTCGCCTCTGCTCTCAGAACAAACCCATCACTAACAGAGTTGAACCTGAATGATAATcagctgggagattcaggagtgaaactgctgTCTGCGGCTCTggggaacccggagtgtaaattACAGAAACTGca gctggaggatgtcggtctcacagattctggtgtcgaggatctcgtctccgctctcagtacaaacccatcactgacggagctgaaccTGGGATTAAACTCGCTGACAGAccgatctgtccccgctctccgccgcctcatactgaccctcccgagtcTGAAGCGGATCTG GCTGGGGAACAATCGGTTCAGTGGGACcgggatgaaggaactgagatctcTGCAGGAACCCAGACCCGGACTGACCGTGACCGtgtga